The Microbulbifer hydrolyticus genome has a segment encoding these proteins:
- a CDS encoding D-cysteine desulfhydrase family protein, producing the protein MSIQYPARERLANLPTPLQPLDRISEQFSLPHGGPKIWIKRDDLTESAMSGNKLRKLEFIIAEARARGCNTLITCGGEQSNHCRATALAAAKTGMKAHLILRGGSGTGAPETPDGNLLVDYLAGAQVSLYPMREYVDTLPQLFEQWARFYEQQGDRALCIPTGGSDGLGIWGYLLAAEELLEDCRREGFAPDRLICASGSGGTQAGLTLGCQVFGSSADVTAYAVCDSTDYFIDKVRQDVADWAHRYRQAFPFDESRIHVIDDYIGPGYAIATEEIYQTIALAAQLEGILLDPVYTGKAFHGMLQDIKQGKYSGCKNLVFVHTGGQFGVFPQRTGFQNSWSQQ; encoded by the coding sequence GTGAGTATCCAGTATCCGGCACGCGAGCGGCTCGCGAATCTTCCGACACCACTTCAGCCGCTAGACAGGATTAGCGAGCAGTTTTCGCTGCCCCATGGTGGCCCAAAGATCTGGATCAAGCGGGACGACCTTACTGAAAGCGCCATGTCCGGCAACAAGTTGCGCAAGCTTGAATTTATCATTGCAGAAGCCAGGGCCCGTGGTTGTAACACCCTGATTACCTGTGGCGGTGAGCAGTCTAACCATTGTCGGGCAACCGCGTTGGCTGCAGCCAAAACCGGGATGAAGGCGCACCTTATACTCCGCGGTGGCAGCGGAACGGGCGCACCTGAAACGCCCGATGGCAATCTGCTGGTGGACTACCTCGCGGGTGCACAGGTGTCTCTCTATCCAATGCGAGAATACGTCGATACATTGCCGCAGCTGTTTGAGCAATGGGCCAGGTTTTATGAGCAGCAGGGAGACCGCGCCCTGTGCATTCCCACGGGAGGCAGTGACGGACTCGGAATCTGGGGTTATCTACTCGCTGCGGAGGAGCTTCTTGAGGACTGTCGCAGGGAAGGGTTTGCGCCGGATCGCCTGATCTGTGCGAGTGGCAGTGGCGGTACCCAGGCGGGGCTGACACTGGGCTGCCAGGTGTTTGGCAGTAGTGCGGATGTGACGGCGTATGCCGTGTGTGACAGCACTGATTACTTTATAGACAAGGTGCGTCAGGATGTTGCGGATTGGGCCCATCGTTACCGGCAGGCCTTCCCGTTCGACGAAAGCCGTATCCATGTCATTGATGACTATATTGGCCCGGGCTACGCCATCGCAACGGAAGAGATTTACCAGACCATCGCGCTGGCCGCACAACTGGAAGGAATATTGCTGGACCCGGTGTACACCGGCAAGGCGTTTCACGGCATGTTGCAGGATATAAAGCAGGGTAAATACTCAGGCTGTAAAAACCTGGTGTTCGTGCACACCGGCGGCCAGTTTGGTGTTTTCCCGCAGCGCACCGGTTTTCAAAATAGCTGGTCTCAGCAGTAG
- the asnS gene encoding asparagine--tRNA ligase: MQVESIDTLLKSSQREGEATRVQGWIRTRRDSKAGLSFLAVHDGSCFDPIQVVVESSINNYQSEVLRLTTGCAVDIEGTIKPSEGKGQSIELLATSVSVVGWVEDPDTYPMSPKRHSMEHLREHAHLRPRTNVSGAVARVRNCIAQAVHRFFHERGFNYVHTPIITASDCEGAGEMFRVSTLDQSNLPLTDKGEVDYSEDFFGEETFLTVSGQLNVESYCLALSKVYTFGPTFRAENSNTTRHLAEFWMVEPEIAFADLADCANLAEEMLKYVFRAVLDERPDDMAFFAQRIDKEAISRLENIIDNDFARINYCEAIEILENCKEKFEFPVSWGIDLASEHERYLAEKHFKKPVIVLNYPKDIKAFYMRMNDDGKTVAAMDVLAPGIGEIIGGSQREERLDKLDARMDEMDIPKEHLNWYRDLRRYGTVPHGGFGLGFDRIVSYVTGMGNIRDVIPFPRTPRNVRF, translated from the coding sequence ATGCAAGTTGAATCCATCGATACCCTTCTCAAGTCCAGCCAGCGCGAAGGCGAAGCCACTCGCGTTCAAGGCTGGATCCGTACCCGCCGGGACTCCAAAGCGGGCCTGTCCTTTCTCGCTGTACACGACGGCAGTTGTTTCGACCCGATCCAGGTGGTTGTGGAATCCTCCATCAATAATTACCAATCGGAAGTACTAAGGCTCACGACCGGCTGTGCCGTGGACATCGAAGGCACCATCAAGCCTTCCGAGGGCAAGGGCCAGTCTATCGAGCTGCTCGCCACCAGTGTCAGCGTCGTCGGCTGGGTGGAAGACCCCGACACCTATCCGATGTCGCCCAAGCGCCACTCCATGGAGCACCTGCGGGAGCACGCGCACCTGCGCCCGCGCACCAATGTGAGCGGCGCGGTCGCACGCGTGCGCAACTGTATTGCGCAGGCCGTACACCGCTTCTTCCATGAGCGCGGCTTCAACTACGTGCACACCCCGATCATTACCGCCTCGGACTGTGAGGGCGCTGGTGAAATGTTCCGCGTGAGCACACTGGACCAGAGCAACCTGCCATTGACCGATAAAGGTGAAGTGGACTACAGCGAAGACTTTTTCGGCGAAGAAACCTTCCTCACCGTTTCCGGCCAGCTGAACGTGGAAAGTTACTGTCTGGCACTGTCCAAGGTGTATACCTTCGGCCCGACATTCCGCGCGGAAAACTCCAACACCACCCGCCACCTGGCGGAGTTCTGGATGGTCGAGCCGGAAATCGCATTCGCCGACCTGGCCGACTGCGCGAATCTCGCCGAAGAAATGCTCAAGTATGTGTTCCGCGCGGTACTGGATGAGCGCCCGGATGACATGGCCTTCTTCGCCCAGCGCATCGACAAAGAAGCCATCTCGCGCCTCGAAAACATCATCGACAATGACTTTGCACGCATCAACTATTGCGAGGCCATTGAGATCCTTGAAAACTGCAAGGAAAAATTCGAGTTCCCGGTTTCCTGGGGCATTGACCTGGCCTCCGAACACGAACGCTATCTGGCCGAGAAACACTTCAAGAAGCCAGTGATCGTGCTCAATTACCCGAAAGATATCAAAGCGTTTTATATGCGTATGAATGACGATGGTAAAACCGTGGCGGCGATGGACGTTCTCGCTCCGGGCATCGGCGAGATCATCGGTGGTTCCCAGCGCGAAGAGCGCCTGGACAAGCTGGATGCGCGCATGGACGAAATGGATATTCCGAAGGAACATCTGAACTGGTATCGGGATCTGCGCCGGTACGGCACTGTTCCACACGGGGGCTTCGGGCTCGGATTCGACCGTATCGTTTCCTACGTCACCGGCATGGGCAACATCCGCGATGTCATCCCGTTCCCGCGCACGCCGCGCAATGTGCGATTCTGA
- a CDS encoding DUF2244 domain-containing protein, with product MDVVPMVKEVGGARGRRACILLAPNQSLSMAGNLWVFISLVAVSLGISVAFALAGAWMVIPFAGLEVLLLAVLFGYVYMEGTRREVIRISDERVVLDTSRGNLERPVYHREFERCSLAVMVRMGSTPTEPASVILTGPEGCLEIGEFLTDAEKAALVEKLGSCGLCARKEQSFRLQDF from the coding sequence ATGGATGTTGTACCCATGGTCAAAGAAGTCGGCGGCGCGCGCGGGCGCCGGGCCTGTATCCTCCTCGCGCCCAACCAGTCCCTGTCGATGGCAGGCAACCTCTGGGTGTTTATCTCCCTGGTGGCGGTATCCCTTGGTATCAGTGTCGCGTTTGCGCTCGCGGGCGCGTGGATGGTTATCCCGTTTGCCGGGCTTGAAGTCCTGTTGCTCGCCGTGCTGTTCGGTTATGTCTATATGGAAGGTACTCGCCGGGAGGTGATCCGTATCAGCGATGAGCGCGTAGTTCTGGATACCAGTCGCGGTAATCTCGAGCGCCCTGTGTATCACCGGGAATTCGAACGCTGCAGCCTTGCGGTCATGGTGCGGATGGGAAGTACACCCACCGAGCCCGCTTCGGTGATTCTCACTGGCCCGGAAGGCTGCCTGGAAATTGGCGAGTTTCTCACCGATGCGGAAAAGGCGGCACTGGTTGAGAAGCTTGGCAGTTGTGGGCTATGTGCGCGCAAAGAACAGAGCTTCAGGCTTCAAGACTTCTGA
- a CDS encoding NAD(P)/FAD-dependent oxidoreductase, producing MPVSGTVTKLLGHTDSYYAASANDAPLYGALEGDVEADVCIIGAGYTGLSSALHLAERGFKVVVLEAERIGWGASGRNGGHVGVGQRKGQEDLEKMLGLDTAKTLWDMGLEAVALVEELIRKHDIQCDLKRGIMHLAAKPSHDAWLKEEVELLNQRYGYSKMRYADKDEVRTLVGSDRFHGGQVDDGSLHLHPLNYALGLARAAAKAGVEFFEYSRVTSYSGGTPCQVNTAKGRVRARNVVLACNGYLGDLEPRMAGRIMPINNFVLATEPLPEELARELIANDYALQDTLFVINYWKLSGDNRLVFGGGENYTSRFPQDIRAFVRKYMLEVYPQLADTRIDYGWGGTLAITLNRMPSIGRLEPNVYYSQGYSGHGVPTATFAGKILSEVVAGTEERFDILSRIPTHNFPGGTLLRWPGLVAGMLYYSLKDKLGR from the coding sequence ATGCCTGTCAGCGGAACAGTAACCAAGCTGCTCGGCCATACCGATTCCTACTACGCGGCCAGCGCGAACGACGCGCCTTTGTATGGTGCGCTGGAAGGGGATGTGGAGGCTGATGTGTGCATTATTGGTGCGGGCTACACCGGTTTGTCTTCGGCACTGCACCTCGCGGAGCGTGGCTTCAAGGTGGTCGTGCTCGAAGCCGAGAGGATAGGGTGGGGCGCTTCCGGCCGCAACGGTGGTCATGTTGGCGTTGGCCAGCGCAAAGGCCAGGAAGACCTGGAAAAGATGTTGGGGCTCGATACCGCAAAAACCTTGTGGGATATGGGGCTGGAGGCGGTGGCGCTGGTAGAGGAGCTGATCCGCAAGCACGATATTCAGTGCGACCTGAAACGGGGCATCATGCACCTGGCTGCCAAGCCCAGCCACGATGCCTGGCTGAAAGAAGAGGTCGAGCTTCTTAACCAGCGGTACGGCTATAGCAAAATGCGATACGCCGATAAGGACGAGGTTAGAACCCTGGTGGGTTCGGATCGGTTCCACGGTGGGCAGGTGGATGACGGTTCCCTGCATCTGCACCCGCTCAACTACGCGCTGGGGTTGGCCAGGGCGGCAGCCAAAGCGGGCGTTGAATTTTTTGAGTACAGCCGCGTCACCAGCTACAGCGGTGGTACGCCCTGCCAGGTAAATACCGCAAAAGGCCGCGTGCGCGCACGCAATGTGGTGCTTGCCTGCAACGGCTATCTGGGCGACCTCGAGCCGCGTATGGCCGGGCGCATCATGCCGATCAATAACTTTGTACTGGCAACCGAGCCGCTTCCGGAAGAGCTGGCACGGGAATTGATAGCGAACGATTACGCGCTTCAAGACACGCTGTTTGTGATCAATTATTGGAAACTCTCCGGTGACAACCGGCTGGTTTTCGGCGGGGGAGAGAATTACACCTCCCGTTTCCCTCAAGATATTCGCGCTTTCGTGCGCAAATACATGCTGGAAGTCTATCCGCAGCTGGCCGATACCCGCATCGATTATGGATGGGGCGGGACGCTGGCGATCACCCTCAACAGAATGCCAAGCATCGGCCGCCTCGAGCCCAATGTGTACTACAGCCAGGGTTATTCCGGGCACGGCGTTCCGACAGCCACATTCGCCGGAAAAATACTTTCGGAGGTGGTTGCCGGTACCGAGGAAAGGTTTGATATATTGTCGCGCATTCCGACACACAACTTCCCCGGGGGAACGTTGTTGCGTTGGCCAGGGCTAGTAGCGGGAATGCTCTACTACAGCTTGAAGGATAAGCTGGGCCGGTAA
- a CDS encoding alanine/glycine:cation symporter family protein has product MEAFNQLLLTLDGFLGSAFWFPYVLLAVGFFFTLYLGFPQVRYFGHAIKIVRGKYDKPSDPGDTSHFQALATALSGTVGTGNIGGVGLAIFLGGPAALFWMWVTAFLGMTTKFVEVTLSHKYRIKAADGFYAGGPMFYMERRLNMKWLAVIFAIATVISSFGTGSLPQVNNIAQAMHDTFGLSKMVTGGVLAILLGMVIIGGITRIAKVTSTIVPVMAVLYIIGALAVILYNYQNIIPSFAAVFSGAFNGSAAMGGFLGASFAYAFNRGVNRGLFSNEAGQGSAPIAHAAARADEPVSEGMVSLLEPFIDTLIICTLTGLVILSSGVWTEKHMNRFERADMRVLAGAYTDKDEAHVKQLFGFLSGLDSDVRTYTGTIVVADGQPLNKDEFTVINSRSVAEGVEFRVGDDNYSGVLNVNDGRLVNQNVEVWGNSLLHSVALTNRAFQKGFFGEYGSYIVTLGILLFAFSTAIAWSYYGDRSMIYLFGPKAVMPYRLVYVVAFFWAAIEDTTIIWNLSAVAIVLMTLPNLFGISILAREMKDTVKDYWKDPSHK; this is encoded by the coding sequence TTGGAAGCGTTCAATCAATTGTTGTTAACTCTGGATGGCTTTCTGGGATCCGCGTTTTGGTTCCCGTATGTGCTGTTGGCGGTAGGCTTTTTCTTCACCCTATACCTCGGTTTTCCGCAGGTGCGTTATTTTGGCCATGCAATCAAAATCGTGCGCGGCAAATACGACAAGCCCAGCGATCCCGGTGATACTTCCCACTTCCAGGCTCTGGCGACGGCGCTCTCGGGTACCGTAGGCACCGGTAATATTGGCGGGGTCGGCCTCGCCATTTTCCTTGGTGGCCCGGCCGCACTGTTCTGGATGTGGGTGACTGCGTTCCTGGGTATGACGACCAAGTTCGTGGAAGTAACCCTTTCCCACAAATATCGTATTAAAGCGGCGGATGGTTTTTATGCGGGTGGCCCCATGTTTTACATGGAGCGTCGCCTGAACATGAAATGGCTGGCCGTGATCTTTGCGATCGCAACGGTGATCAGTTCGTTTGGTACCGGTAGCCTGCCCCAGGTGAACAATATTGCCCAGGCCATGCACGATACCTTTGGTCTCAGCAAGATGGTGACGGGCGGGGTACTGGCCATCCTGCTTGGGATGGTGATCATCGGTGGTATTACGCGTATTGCCAAAGTCACCTCGACCATTGTTCCGGTAATGGCGGTGCTGTACATCATTGGTGCGCTGGCGGTCATTCTGTATAACTACCAGAACATCATCCCTTCTTTTGCTGCAGTATTTTCCGGTGCGTTCAATGGCAGTGCGGCTATGGGCGGCTTCCTCGGTGCCAGCTTTGCCTACGCCTTCAACCGCGGTGTAAACCGGGGGCTGTTCTCCAACGAGGCGGGCCAGGGCTCGGCACCGATTGCGCACGCCGCGGCACGTGCCGATGAACCCGTATCCGAGGGTATGGTTTCCCTGCTGGAACCCTTTATCGATACCCTGATCATTTGTACCCTGACCGGCCTGGTAATCCTGTCTTCCGGCGTGTGGACCGAAAAGCATATGAACCGCTTTGAGCGGGCGGATATGCGCGTGCTGGCAGGGGCCTATACCGATAAAGACGAGGCACACGTCAAGCAGCTGTTTGGATTCCTGAGTGGGCTCGACAGCGATGTGCGCACCTATACGGGCACAATCGTGGTTGCCGACGGCCAGCCGCTGAATAAAGATGAATTTACCGTGATCAATTCCAGGTCGGTTGCCGAAGGGGTTGAGTTCCGGGTGGGCGACGATAATTATTCCGGTGTGCTGAATGTCAACGACGGACGGCTTGTGAACCAGAATGTCGAAGTCTGGGGGAATTCATTATTGCACTCGGTGGCGCTGACCAACCGGGCCTTCCAGAAGGGCTTCTTTGGGGAATACGGCAGTTACATTGTCACGCTGGGTATCTTGCTGTTTGCCTTCTCTACTGCCATCGCCTGGTCGTATTACGGCGACCGTTCGATGATTTACCTGTTCGGTCCCAAGGCGGTGATGCCTTACCGCCTGGTATATGTAGTGGCCTTTTTCTGGGCGGCCATCGAAGACACTACGATTATCTGGAACCTCTCCGCGGTGGCCATTGTGTTGATGACGCTACCCAACCTGTTCGGAATTTCAATCCTGGCGCGGGAAATGAAAGATACGGTGAAGGATTACTGGAAAGACCCGAGCCACAAGTAG
- a CDS encoding dUTP diphosphatase, with protein MLQQQLQTMLALQDQINTLVNENWREQNFAWYRAIWVESAELLDHYGWKWWKKQQPEMEQVKLELVDIWHFGLSLELQQGSPEAVAAKMEQQLSAEQPVAGDFRENLEAFTLNTLSTKQFDLVGFAQLMIDCDMPFEDLYLRYVGKNVLNRFRQDHGYKEGTYQKLWAGREDNEHLAEIAQSLDSAAENFSDQLYTALSNRYPGSQKDLA; from the coding sequence ATGTTGCAACAGCAATTGCAGACCATGCTGGCGCTGCAGGACCAGATCAATACGCTGGTCAATGAAAACTGGCGTGAACAAAACTTCGCCTGGTACCGTGCCATCTGGGTGGAGAGCGCAGAGCTGCTCGATCACTACGGCTGGAAGTGGTGGAAAAAGCAGCAACCAGAAATGGAGCAGGTGAAGCTGGAGCTGGTGGATATCTGGCATTTTGGCCTGAGCCTCGAGCTGCAGCAGGGCAGCCCGGAAGCGGTGGCGGCGAAAATGGAACAGCAGTTGTCCGCCGAGCAGCCAGTTGCCGGTGACTTCCGCGAAAACCTCGAGGCGTTTACCCTCAACACGCTCTCCACCAAACAGTTTGACCTGGTTGGGTTTGCACAATTGATGATCGATTGTGACATGCCGTTCGAAGACCTCTACCTTCGATACGTGGGCAAGAACGTGCTTAACCGTTTCCGCCAGGATCACGGCTACAAAGAGGGCACCTACCAGAAGTTGTGGGCCGGTCGGGAAGATAATGAGCATCTGGCCGAGATTGCCCAATCTTTAGACAGTGCAGCAGAAAACTTCAGCGATCAGCTTTATACGGCGCTTAGTAACCGTTATCCGGGCTCCCAGAAGGATTTGGCCTGA
- a CDS encoding helix-turn-helix domain-containing protein, whose protein sequence is MNHIQPDQASLSEDKPLQQARLSGDPNILDQLLAPPEATSFGIAARVIDVLEQRIGKASLAIRPVASDLSMSTRTLQRRLQEHNLSFASLRDHVRFRHAVHFLKDTALSVDGISRILDFSDRTSFTSAFKRWTGMSPTGYRRQVRQRF, encoded by the coding sequence ATGAACCATATTCAGCCAGACCAAGCTTCGCTCTCAGAAGACAAACCCCTGCAGCAGGCAAGACTGTCCGGTGATCCGAACATTCTTGATCAGTTGCTGGCGCCACCGGAGGCAACCAGCTTCGGTATCGCCGCTCGAGTTATCGACGTGCTTGAACAACGGATTGGAAAGGCATCTCTGGCCATTCGCCCGGTAGCATCTGATCTCAGTATGTCTACCCGGACCCTGCAGCGCCGTTTGCAGGAACATAACCTGAGTTTCGCCTCTCTGCGCGATCATGTTCGTTTCCGCCACGCAGTACACTTCCTGAAAGATACTGCACTGAGCGTGGACGGCATTTCCCGTATCCTCGACTTCTCTGACAGAACCAGCTTTACCAGTGCATTCAAGCGCTGGACCGGCATGTCTCCAACCGGGTACCGCCGGCAAGTCAGACAGCGTTTTTAA
- the yajC gene encoding preprotein translocase subunit YajC, with translation MDFFIPAAMAQEAAPAPQGNPLITLLMFGGLFVFMWLFIIRPQRKRQKEHQELVGALKKGDEVVMTSGMLGRVEKVDDDYIILEVADNMKLKFQKVAVHAVLPKGTIKNI, from the coding sequence ATGGATTTCTTTATTCCTGCTGCAATGGCACAAGAGGCGGCTCCGGCTCCTCAGGGCAACCCGCTTATCACCCTGCTGATGTTCGGTGGTCTGTTTGTGTTCATGTGGCTGTTTATTATTCGCCCGCAGCGCAAACGTCAAAAAGAGCACCAGGAGCTGGTGGGCGCTCTGAAAAAGGGCGATGAAGTGGTAATGACCAGCGGTATGCTGGGCCGTGTCGAAAAAGTGGACGATGATTACATCATTCTCGAAGTGGCTGACAACATGAAGCTCAAATTCCAGAAGGTTGCCGTGCACGCTGTGCTGCCCAAGGGCACCATCAAGAATATCTGA
- a CDS encoding malate dehydrogenase, with translation MKAPVRVAVTGAAGQISYSLLFRIASGEMLGKDQPVILQLLEITPALEALKGVAMELEDCAFPLLAGIVQSDDATVAFKDVEYALLVGARPRGPGMERKDLLEANAAIFSAQGKALNDVAARNVKVLVVGNPANTNALIAQRNAPDLDPRNFTAMTRLDHNRALTQLANKTDSTVNDITHMTIWGNHSATQYPDLHQAKVKGEDAMGKVEQEWYENDFIPTVQQRGAAIIKARGASSAASAANAAIDHMHDWALGSAEGDWTSMGVYSDGSYGIQEGLIYSFPVVCKNGDWEIVQGVDINDFSREKMSATETELAEERDAVAHLLP, from the coding sequence GTGAAAGCACCTGTTCGTGTTGCAGTTACCGGCGCCGCCGGTCAGATCAGCTACTCGCTGCTGTTTCGCATCGCTTCCGGCGAAATGCTCGGTAAGGATCAACCAGTTATTCTTCAGCTGCTGGAGATTACTCCCGCGCTGGAAGCGCTGAAAGGCGTTGCCATGGAGCTGGAAGATTGTGCCTTCCCGCTGCTGGCTGGCATCGTTCAGAGCGACGACGCGACCGTTGCGTTCAAAGACGTAGAGTACGCACTGCTGGTTGGCGCACGTCCGCGCGGACCGGGCATGGAGCGTAAAGACCTGCTGGAAGCCAATGCGGCTATCTTCTCCGCGCAGGGCAAGGCGCTGAACGACGTTGCCGCGCGCAACGTGAAAGTACTGGTCGTTGGCAACCCGGCCAATACCAATGCACTGATCGCCCAGCGCAATGCGCCGGATCTGGATCCGCGTAACTTTACCGCCATGACCCGTCTGGACCACAACCGTGCCCTGACTCAGCTGGCGAACAAGACCGATTCCACGGTGAATGACATTACCCACATGACCATCTGGGGCAACCACTCTGCGACCCAGTACCCGGACCTGCACCAGGCCAAGGTCAAGGGCGAAGACGCCATGGGCAAAGTAGAGCAGGAGTGGTACGAAAACGACTTCATCCCGACTGTTCAGCAGCGCGGTGCAGCGATCATCAAAGCCCGCGGCGCCTCATCTGCTGCGTCTGCAGCGAATGCTGCCATCGACCATATGCACGACTGGGCACTGGGTTCTGCCGAGGGCGACTGGACCAGCATGGGCGTATACAGCGACGGTTCTTACGGTATCCAGGAAGGCCTGATCTACTCCTTCCCGGTTGTCTGCAAGAACGGCGACTGGGAAATCGTTCAGGGCGTAGACATCAATGATTTCTCCCGCGAGAAAATGTCTGCCACCGAGACCGAGCTGGCTGAAGAGCGCGACGCCGTTGCGCACCTGCTGCCTTGA
- a CDS encoding glutamine synthetase family protein, with translation MDKITQWLAEHSISEVECLVPDMSGNARGKFTPTDKFLTEDSRLPESILVQTVTGDYVDEHNELVDPADTDMLLVPDPDSIRINPWANEPTAQIIHDCYTRDGKPHPISTRNILKFVLEKYAEQGWQPVVAPEVEFYLIKRNLDPDEKLSAPVGRSGRTEKTRQSYSIDAANEYESIIEDMYDFCEAQGLDVDTLIHESGTAQMEINFLHGDPLNLADQVFTFKRTVRETALRHGIYATFMAKPMEDEPGSALHLHQSVIDTKTGKNIFVNDDGTENERFMHFIGGMQKYTPGFITFFAPNVNSYRRFTPEMAAPTSLHWGYDNRTTGLRVPDSSAQAKRLENRFPGADCNPYLAIATSLACGYLGMMNQVKPSEPYKGDCSSEPITLPRTQEHALSLLAECPEAVEMFGDTFVRAWAAIKRDEYEEFNRVISSWEREYLLLNV, from the coding sequence ATGGACAAGATTACCCAGTGGCTCGCAGAACACTCCATTTCCGAGGTCGAGTGCCTGGTACCGGACATGTCCGGAAACGCGCGGGGCAAATTTACCCCTACCGATAAATTCCTCACCGAAGACAGTCGCCTACCAGAAAGCATCCTGGTACAGACGGTCACCGGTGACTATGTGGATGAACACAACGAACTGGTAGACCCGGCAGATACCGATATGCTGCTGGTTCCCGACCCGGACTCTATCCGTATCAACCCCTGGGCCAACGAGCCTACCGCGCAGATTATTCACGACTGTTACACACGGGACGGCAAGCCCCACCCCATCAGCACCCGGAATATTCTCAAGTTCGTACTTGAGAAGTATGCGGAACAGGGATGGCAGCCCGTTGTTGCACCAGAGGTCGAGTTTTACCTGATCAAACGCAACCTGGACCCGGACGAAAAGCTGTCCGCACCGGTGGGGCGCTCTGGGCGTACCGAGAAAACCCGCCAGTCCTACAGTATCGATGCGGCCAATGAATACGAGTCGATCATCGAAGACATGTACGACTTCTGTGAGGCACAGGGGCTGGACGTGGACACCCTTATTCACGAGTCCGGCACTGCACAGATGGAGATCAACTTCCTCCACGGCGACCCGCTGAACCTAGCCGACCAGGTTTTCACGTTCAAACGTACGGTGCGCGAGACCGCACTGCGCCACGGCATCTATGCCACCTTTATGGCGAAGCCGATGGAGGATGAACCGGGCAGTGCCCTGCACCTGCACCAGAGCGTAATCGACACAAAAACCGGAAAAAATATTTTTGTAAACGACGATGGCACCGAAAACGAGCGCTTCATGCACTTTATCGGTGGTATGCAGAAATACACTCCCGGCTTCATCACCTTCTTTGCCCCGAACGTGAATTCCTACCGGCGTTTCACGCCGGAAATGGCAGCGCCCACCAGCCTGCACTGGGGTTATGACAATCGCACCACTGGCCTGCGTGTGCCCGACAGCTCTGCGCAGGCGAAGCGGCTCGAGAACCGCTTCCCCGGTGCCGACTGTAACCCCTACCTGGCCATCGCCACGTCCCTGGCATGTGGGTACCTCGGCATGATGAACCAGGTCAAACCCAGCGAACCCTACAAAGGGGACTGCTCTTCAGAGCCGATTACCCTTCCACGCACCCAGGAGCATGCCCTGAGCCTGCTGGCAGAATGCCCGGAAGCCGTGGAAATGTTCGGGGACACTTTTGTGCGTGCCTGGGCAGCAATCAAACGCGACGAGTACGAAGAGTTCAATCGTGTAATCAGCTCATGGGAGCGGGAATACCTGCTACTGAACGTCTAG
- the bcp gene encoding thioredoxin-dependent thiol peroxidase has protein sequence MAHPKIGNLAPVFTLKNQNGEKVALKDFRGKKNVVLYFYPKALTPGCTTQACGIRDTAGEFEKLDTVVLGLSPDPEAKLHKFMEKHELNFDLLADEEHKIADKYGCWGLKKFMGREFMGLIRTTFIVGKDGRLLHIMDKFKTKTHHDDVLNWLQENLD, from the coding sequence ATGGCACATCCAAAGATCGGCAACCTCGCACCGGTATTCACACTGAAAAACCAGAATGGTGAAAAGGTCGCCCTCAAGGATTTTCGCGGTAAGAAAAATGTGGTGCTGTATTTTTACCCCAAGGCACTGACGCCAGGTTGTACCACCCAGGCCTGCGGGATTCGCGACACCGCCGGGGAATTTGAAAAGCTGGATACCGTTGTGCTCGGCCTCAGCCCGGATCCCGAGGCTAAGTTGCACAAGTTTATGGAAAAGCATGAGCTCAATTTCGACCTGCTCGCGGATGAAGAGCACAAGATTGCAGACAAGTACGGGTGTTGGGGGCTGAAAAAATTCATGGGCCGGGAATTTATGGGGCTGATCCGTACCACCTTTATTGTGGGTAAGGATGGCCGTTTGCTGCACATCATGGATAAGTTCAAAACCAAGACCCATCACGACGATGTGTTGAACTGGCTGCAAGAAAACCTGGACTGA